The segment TATCCGGAAATTTCTGAAGGATCTTGTGCTTCGGTATGAAATTTCATGAAAACTATGACAACTGGTTACCGCATTTATTATCGTGGAGATTTAGGTTTTCAAATGATAAAAGTGCATTTGAAGTCTTCATTCGACACAATGTGATCAAGCAAATAAGAGAAGAGCGAGAGAAAGAAACTTGGCGATCTTAATAGCGATTCCAATGACTTACTAAGTGATTTCTTATGCTCAATTGTGAAGCGAGGTACTTATCTGTTTAGTTTTTTCATGTTTGCAAACCCTACAATTCAAATGGCTTCAGTTTCTGAAATTGCAACACCTTTGGTAGTTGAGATCAAGGATAGGGCTCGTCCTATTTTCAAGAAAAATCCATTCAAATCGGTCAAGGATGACCCGACAGGTGGGTTTTCATCTATGCCCTATAATATGTTGCATAATGAGGACATCAGGGCTTACATTCACTGCGACCTTGAGGAACTTGAATGTGTTGATATGTTGGATCTTTATAACAAGCATTTGGCTGATGGTTTGGTAAATCTCAAACTTGAATATAAGGCGTTGCAGGACAAGGGTTTCTCACAGTTTGTTCattttccactgtttgatgaggcaGAATGGATTTGATACATCTTGAACCACGTGCATGACAAATTAATATGACTAGATAAGCCCCACAAGATCACTAAGCAAGCGATCCATGTTGTAATTGGTTTGGCGCAAACCGGTGTGGTGCCTAGCTTGAGGAAGGTATTAAATGACACTATTATGGTTGCAACTAGATCAAAATTTGATAGCAGAGCCATGATCGTAAAAGATATTCTGGAGAATGATGTAAAGTTTGCTTCTATGGTGGTGGGCTATAAGGTCTACCAATCCATCCGGTACAACTCCATCTCCAGTATTGCAATATACTCTGCATATGAGATACTTAAAGAGGATAAGAGGTATGACATGTGCACAACACTTTTGAATGAGTTGttgagtaatttgaagaaaattaagaaggACAAAAAGCATACATTCAAGTATACTTTTTGCAAGAGATACCCGGTATCAATggcaaggtccaatgggcctatgacaaaCCGGTATCCATGCAGATTAAGGAAGGTCTGTGGGTTGTTGGTGATGCTACTAAGAGGATATATGTCCTCTAgggatacttcaaaacctttcaaGCCTCGATGAAAAACAAGGAAAGAATTCCTAAAGAGGTGGTagagaagtatgagcaaaccatttgcttcatggttgacaaggatcaatgtttgatggaagcAGTGGAGCCTCTGATTGTTtggatcattcccatggggtatgaagttgacttaGTTACTCTTGAAGCTTATGCACAACATCTCCTGAGTGAACcggtggatcccaaggaagggatATTTGGGACTTTCAAGGAGAAAGATCTTAGTTTTCTCTAGTAGTTTACTGCCCCTGCCCAGAAGAGAAAGGTGACCAAAATGGCAAAAGAAGTAGCTGCTTAGATGGGCTTtaccaaggaggaggtgaagaaggcCAAAGAGAAACATGCACAAAAGGAGACAACTAAGTCCGCTCCTACTCCGGTGGCACAGTCTACAAATCCTACCCCATCTGGAAAAGGTGTGTTGAagcaaaaagaaaaacctaaaaggaCTTATGTTGCAGTTTCTCTGGTGCCCTCAGAGACAGAGTTTGAGGAAGAGGTAGCTAGAGCACTGAAAAAGGGTCAATTTGTTAGATAGGTGAGGAAGCCTCAATCCGATGGAGCGCAGCCTAGCAAGAGGACAAAATCAGATCTTGCTCCCTCCGAAAGACCCCAAAGAAGCAAACCAATGAAGAGTGAATTAGACAAAGATCTAGAATCCGACAATATAGAAGGTAAGTATACAATAATTCCTCCACTGACAGCAGACCAATTGATTGATGAAATGCTTGTGGATTGAAACTTAAAGAATCTTCaagcaaattttgacaattttgatgatggtgCCCAAAGAAAAGTAGAGGAAGTTGTAGTATTGTATTTAcataattttagtaagacattgattgagttagagaagTCCATTCCTAAGGACTTGTACAACATTATTGATGCTAGAAGGGTGAATGCAAATAAAATGGATAGAGAGATGAAAGAAAGAGAACTTTTAAATATTTGTACATGTATAACCCATGATGAAGTTAACCGATTGATTGAGGAAGCCAATAAGAAGGAATTTCGAAGCAAAAACAGAATAAACAAGTTGATGATTGGCAATGTTGAGGAGGTCAGAAGGAAGACaaaggaaatttggaagaagatcaTTCAGAATGACCCTTTGTACAAGGATGCCTTCAAATCATCTCAGCCGGAAGACAAGATAGGTGATTCTgaaagtcaaaaggttgaaactcGGTCTAAGGATCAACCGGACGACCAAGGTAACACCACAGTTGATGTTGAGACCAATGACAATCCTCTGGTGATCGACAACATTGCAGCCCCTATAAAAACTAATATTAGAAATAAGGGCGAGCAGAAGGATGTTGAGTCAGTTAAgatggacaaaggaaaaggcacaGCTGATCCGACAATTGCCACTCCTTCGGTAATACGAATTTCACCACAGATCAACCTTGATGGATCAATTGACCTTGGCAAGCTTTCTCCTCCAGAGAATCTTATGCTTGCTGCTGCAGTCCAAGCTCAGGCTAGCCAAGACCTGGTGAAGTCGGAGATCGAAGataaaaagttaattttgatgtctattgatgttttgcagaacgTGGCTACAAATATACAACTAGATTCAAAAGACAGCCTCGTCGGTAAATTGATTCAATTGATTAATAATGTGAATAACAATTTTGATTCCTTGGAGAAGACAACTACTCAAAAGGTTTTGGTTAGATTTAAGGAAGTTAGGAAGCAGACATTTTttaagatgattgaggatgacagGGTGACATTGAATAAGAGACTGCGGACCATTTTTGACACATTGTTAGAAGCCGGCAAACTGTACAAATCATGTCTCATTTTTCCCAAGTTCATTATTGATATTGATAAGCAAATAAATGACTATCAGGGCAAGTTGGCAAGTATTTCACAATCATTTGATCCCAATGCAACTCTAACAAAGAGCATTGAAGGACAAATCATAGCTTTGAATGATCAAATCTTTGGTTTTCAAGCtgataaggagaaaattttgaggagAGTGGGTGAGCTCCGGAACCTGATTGCTGTCTGGATAGATACCTTGCTAAGAAATAAGGCGGATTATATGAAGGAAATGGCCCGACCTGTACCATCAAACTTGACAGAGCAAGAGATTCATGCCACACTATTCAATGCATTCATTACAattttggataacctgaagagtACTTATgcctatttatttaaatatttttgcaGAATACTTATGccgatttatttaaatatttgtaaAGTATTCAGTTGTGTATCAGTTTTGGGCAAcatcccatctttggcattgctgacaaagggggagagatgaggtgaaaaatataTATAGAGAGTATAGTTAGTTCGGTGATGCAAAatattgatctaagggggagtctCATAATTGTTTTATTCTTTCCTCTGGTGAACAGGTTTCTTTCacaagtttcaacacttagccatttttcagaggtgttgccatcaatgccaaaggggaagattgttggcaattgacactcatctggtgattttaGGTGACTTCtggtggttgattatttgtttagggttgtcattgatggcaactcttcgtGGTGATTCGATCTGGTGATCATGATTCATCGTATCCGAAAGTTGGAGGTAATCGGTAAATAGATAACCGGTGGAACAGGGCAAAACGAGGTATTTTGGTAATGTGCTGGTCCGGAATGATTTTTGATGGTTGCgatatttttggtgattgtttttgtgatctcagtGTTTGGAAAGACCTTTGGGAAGCATGTGGTTATAAtgttttggtctggtgctatgggTTATTCAAAGATTGATGATGACTTGGTCTACACATTACATTTCTTGAAACCGACATGAAGAAGATTGTTTTTGTGgcaagaccggatatataagaatGATTTGGTGGTTGATTTTCGTTGTTGTGTGTGTGATGATCAGTTTTGGTGAGATTGAGCATAGTTCCACGTGCGCATTTTGGTTTTAGATCAACCGGTAGTTGACAAAGACAGAGACAGAGTATTCAACAGAGCAGAGACAGTCAGTGATTTAGAACCTAACTGGAACTCATTTTTGCATTGTCAGATGCTttctaagagttcatttcattgtacattcctattgtaatcaaattttaagtcagtgagacttccttaagggttgtagccctccgggcaattgtaattgagaagtgagctctaggcaatgagtctgaatgcaagtgcattctgcATCTATGTAATacttatgtactcctagccatagtatatgaatattgtgggttccagccccaccgtggtttttcccttttcgggtttccatgtaaaaattttggtgttgtggatttgtgcatttgttgttgcatgtttatgctcttatctattatgcattgttaaccggtggataaagaataaattTGTAGTTTTAACTTcttgtagatcactgattcaccccccccctcttagtaatctttGATTCTAACAGTCCCATCTTACTGTTGTTCGAAGAATATTTAAGTATATTCAGGGCACTCTTAATTTTGGTCTTTGGTATCCTAGAAGTGAAAATTTTACTTTAATGgcttttactgatgctgattgggctggttgtctagatgacagaaaaagcacaagtggtgctGCATTTTTCCTTGGTTATTGTCTTGTGGCATGGCAAAGCAAGAAACAAGATTATGTTTCTCTttctacagtagaagcagagtaCATTTTTGCTACATCATGCTATACTCAACTACTATGGATGGCTCAAACTCTCTTGGATATGGGCAGAGTCTAATTTCCGCCCCCTCGAACCTTCTCCTCCTCGGCCTCTATCTCTTGGGGACTAATGTTGAGAAACCTATtcctatattctatgataatactagtgctataagTATTTCCAAAAACCCAGTCATGCATTCTCAAATGAAGCACATTGCTATTAAATTACTCTTTTATTCGTGAAAAAGTTTTGGCTAATGAAGTCACTTTGCAATATGTTCCTACTCAAGCACGGGTGGTTGATATCTTTAGTAAGCCTTTGACTACATAAGCTTTTGAAAGGCTTCGTTTGCAATTGGGACTTGTCTCTCAATGTCTGCTTCAAGCATGAGTTCAGTCAGCTTCTTGTTGCTCAACCGCTGTTGGTACACGCTTGTATCTTCGCATCTGTCAACCACCCAACAATTCAATACACAATAAATTCTCAGCTATAAATGTGGAAAATGCAAGGAAGTTGGTAACATAGTTGACTCCTCTGTTTACAACTGTACATTTATTAGAGAAGTAGTAATAGTGTTGGTACCTGTCAGGAAATGGTACCAGTGATCTCAAACTCTCTGCAAGCTTGTCAGCATTCTGAGCATTGTTGACCATTTGGTTGAAGCAGATATACCTCCCATATGCAGAAGCTTCCTCAAATGCACAGATGTGGGCTTCTGCAACAAATCTTACGTCCACACTGGCTAACAGTCCATTCTCAAACATTTGTGCAGCACCTGTTCTCACCACATCCATTTCAACTTTCAACAACAATCCTCCAACCAGATTTTACTTCTTCTACAAGTTTGCATCTAGGTATATCAACAATGTTCTGTGAAATTAATGAcacagagaagaaaagaaagattacATTATTGAGCCCTTACAATTTCTGTAAGAACAACATCACTAAATGAAGATTGACTATCCTTGCATCATTGAGCCCTTACAATTTTTAAAAGACCAACATCACTAAATGAAGGCTGACTATATTTATGATCTGGAAGAATGGAATTAGGCACTCAAACCCATAGATGAGGGTCATAATAGAGAAGAAATTTTCAATTGCAAGAGATTAAATAAAAATTCTTTCTTCTACTTGTATACACATTTTGGAAGAGATTGCAGAGCTAACATGGTAGATGacattttcatttcaatttcataggTTCGGACCGACTCATAATATGACACAGAGCACTTGAACCACATTTCTCAAGAGATCATCATTTTTTTGTGGTTCCATGATTCCAGTATTGGAGGTTGAAGCTCTCTCAATCATAACGCATGGAACTAGACTTACCATGAATACCCTAGACTTATCCCTTCTACATGGAGCTAGAAGCATGGACAAGGTTCCAATTGTGGATATTAGAAGAGCTAAAGGTGCACTacttatcaaattaaatcaaagaTGCTGCCACAGTGCCACTGATACATTAATCTTAAAATCCAACATAAGAATTGATAATGGATTCAATGACCAAATCTATAAGCTAAAAGGTTTCTCTCAAATAGAAAAACTACAGTGAAACAGGAGTAAAATAGCTGAACCAGCTAATAGAGAAACTCATCGAATCCAATAGATTAAAACAACCATTAACAATATATATTATGTAAGTAAACCAGAACCCGAGCAATTCAAGACAACCAAATAAACTAGAAGAATTATAAACAATATATATTATGTCAGTAAACCAGAATCTGAGCAATTCAGGACAACCAAATCGATCTGGTTAGCTCATAAACAATGAATCATATTCTGTTTTACAAAACAAAAGCAGAGAATTTCACCTAGGAACATCTCCTATATCTAGTAACACGGCTCAAATTAGAAAAAACCAAAGTTTACTTCACTAAAACGAGATGGTCATAATTGAGGTGTTACCTTTGAGATATGCTATGGTGGATCCTGACGTTTTGTATGCAGAGCCAGGCCCTACAACCAGGCCTGTATTAATTGTCACCATATTTACGCCTCTGTCCATGGCCAGAGCCCACGCTGTCCTCTCTGATAGTGTCTTTCCCAGTGCATACCACAGCTGTAATCACAATGACACACCCTTAGATCTTATTAACATATGGGAGAGACATTATTGCAAAAATTGTACAGTGGCGATGGATGGTATTGCATTAAACCTTCAATTTTCTGCAAAGATTCACATCGCTCCAATGCCTTTCATGGAGGTCACAAATTGAATTTCTATCTTCTCTCCAAACTACTGCAGCGACTGAAGATGTGAATATCACTTTTTCAATAGTTTCAGTATGGGCACATGCTTCCAGGACATTGTGGGCTGCCCTCACTTCAATTTCAGCTATTTCCTCCTACATAACCAAAAAGAAAATCATGAGTACACTCAAAGAACATGAATGACCATTGAAAGTCCTTTGTTTTGTCTTTTCATCTACTTACATCATATTGAGGGGAATCAAAAGTGTAGAAAAGACCAGAACATCCACTAAGTGCATCCACTATGCTGTGATAATCCAACATATCAGCGTACAAGATCTTCAACCGCTCCCCACTTAATTTCTTTAAAGATTCAAATTCACCTGCCACCAAATCAAACAACCAATAGACTCAACATATCAAAAGTAATAATTACCAGACCCTGTCACTACATACAACCTATGAAGCATAACTGTATTGTACAATTCTATACTTTTCAATCGACTCGTGATGGATGACTAAATATGATCTGAAATATCAACACTCAGGCCAAACTCTCTCACACACAAACTGTATTAAAGTTGGACAACCACAAATTGTATTTAAACTAGGCAACAACAAAATTAATTTTCTACATAGACATTCTTGATTAGTCCTAGAGAAGAATCTTCCCTATGGCACCCTCAATTATTTCAATCCACTGAAAACTGCAACTGTATGCATAAAAATATATACCTCCATTCTGAATAGTTGCATGCACAGTGTATCCCCTGTTTAGAAGGCCCTGAACAATCCATAGTCCTACATAAGTAGATGCATCCATCACGCACACAACCTTTCCCCTGCCTTTGGCTGCATCCAAATCCCTGTGAGTAAAAGCAGGCATCTTCGCTACCTAACTTGCAGCAAACTGATGAAATCTTCTGTTGTGGCGATGCAGCTTAATCAAATCCTGATGGCCTAGTAAGGCCTTAAATAGGGCACAAAATTCATGATAAATGTGCCTGCTGTGGATACAGATAGAGTATTAAAGAAGGGATGGATTGTGGAAAAATAATTCGTTTTAAAGAATAGATCTGTTAATTGGATTGGCCCATTGGGTAGTTAGCATCGTTATTGTTAGAAACTACTGTCTTTGTTTTTTGGTTTGTTAGTGGACAGAAAGAAGTAAAACCTGGGCATCATTTGTAACCCACCAGTACCACACGTTTCTCCTACCCACAAGCCATTTTTTGATCCTCAGATGTTGATTTACTCTTCTACAAACATATGTTCAAAATAGCCCTGTTCCCACCATGGCTCAGATCTGGTGACCTTTATTGCTCTACATTTATGAGGTGTTAAACTAATTTCAGGCAATTGTGTAACGAGCAGCTTTGACCTTCGATATTATCTATAAATTAAGATGTGGGCCTACTGGAAAGGTGGATAGTTGACCTGCATAACAGAAGTTAGATAGAAAGAGATAAAGTAGATGGCAAAAGTCAGTTTTTAATTGAAGGGAACGACGAGATACAGCAGCATTCTCCTCTGAGTAGGTGCATATGGCTTTTAATAAACATTAATTGTTCTTAAATGTGCCAGGCATATGTGGCCTTCTGTGTGCCATCTCATCCAAAGTTCGCCTCCGTGAAAGCTTTTAATGAATTAAAAAAGTAGTAACAAATTTGAAGCACAAGTTGTGTGCTGTGAATGAATACTAGTTTGGGTTGGTGTGTTTATTTAAGTACGAAATGACATTCTGTCTAACAGAAATCGATTGAACCCCTGCTATGACGCCATTTGTAGGGACTGATGTCAGCACATATGTTTGTTCTGTTTATCATAGGTTAAAGGTACTTCTAAAGTAGTAATTGCACCCTAGGGTACACGAAAAGGTGTGCAAGGTCAATCATTAAACACAAATGgtccattttttttaatatttagtgTGCAATGGGCAGGCGGAAAAGGTTTACAaggtaaattataaataaataaataaagtcttTAAATACTAGCTGCACCCTTGGGTACACGAAAAGGTGTGCAAGGTCAATAATTAAAAGGTAAATTATaaataaagggagagagagagaaagagggttaAAGAGAGagggattagagatagagatataaaggaagatagAGGCGAAGATGGGGATGGGGATTcaatagatagagatggaagagacaaatatacaaatagagagagagacaaggagagatagaaagataaatattgagataggaagtgatatataaagAGGTAGAGATATATGTGGAGATAGAGGAGCAATGGGATATAGGTGTTATGAAGATAATCGTTCCATTACCAGTAGTATCATGTTATAGTGATatggaaaggagagggagagataaagagcgAGAGAAGggagggatagatagagatggaagagaaaaatagagagagagggggggagagtggGATAGAATGAGGAGATATAGAAAGATATATGAAGTGTTATTTAG is part of the Cryptomeria japonica chromosome 10, Sugi_1.0, whole genome shotgun sequence genome and harbors:
- the LOC131076733 gene encoding cinnamoyl-CoA reductase 1, with protein sequence MPAFTHRDLDAAKGRGKVVCVMDASTYVGLWIVQGLLNRGYTVHATIQNGGEFESLKKLSGERLKILYADMLDYHSIVDALSGCSGLFYTFDSPQYDEEIAEIEVRAAHNVLEACAHTETIEKVIFTSSVAAVVWREDRNSICDLHERHWSDVNLCRKLKLWYALGKTLSERTAWALAMDRGVNMVTINTGLVVGPGSAYKTSGSTIAYLKGAAQMFENGLLASVDVRFVAEAHICAFEEASAYGRYICFNQMVNNAQNADKLAESLRSLVPFPDRCEDTSVYQQRLSNKKLTELMLEADIERQVPIANEAFQKLM